A stretch of the Bacillus mesophilus genome encodes the following:
- a CDS encoding glycoside hydrolase family 3 protein, giving the protein MNTLSLRQKIGQLMVCGFQGDSSSDITDIETLIKDYHVGGIILFGRNIGSPIETLELTTTLQRLAKESNQQEPLLISIDQENGMVRRLGEGTTSFPGSMLLAATRDENLTYEIGRATARELKALGINWNLAPVVDINNNPDNPVIGVRSFGETAEAVSLFSKASMKGMQTEGVITTLKHFPGHGDTHVDSHLALPVITHSVKALENLELIPFKDCIESEADTVMTAHVYFPALEPEENRPATMSYKVITELLRNKLGFKGVVTTDCLEMKAISDSPGTALGAVEAIKAGVDLIMISHVSSLQIEAIEAIVAAVENGDISEQRIDESYHRVHILKNKYLSWNDIPLNSEEIKVSDVVGNKQHHQLAENALKKGITIVKNNGNVIPIKEGNKVVVIYPTASYLTLVEEEGYSKNELGMIVRDMDPHATIIPISNDPSMVEIDQLIGKVTEFDTILVGTLSARTSDGQTALLHQLMKTGKSLIVLAMRNPYDLAIAHDAQAFITTYEFTANALNMAVKAIYGKEIVSGTLPITIS; this is encoded by the coding sequence TTGAACACCTTGTCTTTAAGGCAGAAAATTGGTCAGTTAATGGTTTGTGGATTTCAAGGGGATTCTTCATCAGATATCACAGATATAGAGACTCTGATTAAAGATTACCATGTGGGAGGAATTATCTTATTCGGTAGAAATATCGGCTCACCCATAGAAACATTAGAATTAACTACGACATTACAACGACTTGCAAAGGAATCCAATCAACAAGAGCCTCTTCTCATTAGTATTGATCAGGAAAATGGTATGGTAAGACGACTTGGTGAAGGAACGACCTCGTTTCCTGGTTCTATGTTGCTTGCAGCTACGAGAGATGAAAACCTTACATATGAAATTGGAAGAGCAACAGCAAGGGAGTTAAAGGCACTAGGTATAAACTGGAACCTAGCACCTGTTGTAGATATTAACAATAATCCAGATAATCCAGTCATTGGAGTTCGATCATTTGGAGAAACTGCAGAGGCAGTTAGTCTTTTCTCTAAAGCATCTATGAAGGGGATGCAGACGGAAGGGGTCATAACTACCCTAAAACATTTTCCTGGTCATGGAGATACACATGTTGATTCTCATTTAGCATTACCTGTTATAACTCATTCAGTAAAGGCCTTAGAGAACCTTGAACTTATTCCTTTTAAAGATTGTATCGAATCCGAGGCAGATACCGTTATGACAGCGCATGTCTATTTTCCAGCGCTTGAACCGGAAGAAAATAGACCGGCTACAATGTCCTATAAGGTAATTACTGAATTATTACGTAATAAACTTGGTTTTAAAGGAGTGGTTACTACAGATTGTTTAGAAATGAAGGCAATCTCTGACTCACCTGGAACCGCGTTGGGTGCTGTTGAAGCCATTAAGGCAGGAGTAGACCTTATCATGATTTCCCACGTTTCTTCATTACAAATAGAAGCGATTGAGGCAATTGTAGCTGCTGTTGAAAATGGTGATATTTCAGAACAAAGAATTGATGAATCCTATCATCGTGTACATATATTAAAAAATAAATATTTATCGTGGAATGATATTCCCCTAAATAGTGAAGAAATAAAAGTGTCAGATGTTGTTGGAAATAAACAACACCATCAATTAGCTGAAAATGCCTTAAAAAAAGGAATTACGATTGTAAAAAATAACGGCAATGTTATCCCGATTAAGGAAGGAAACAAAGTAGTGGTGATCTATCCAACAGCTTCTTACTTAACCTTAGTAGAAGAAGAAGGATATTCTAAAAACGAGTTAGGGATGATTGTTCGAGATATGGATCCTCATGCTACTATAATTCCTATATCTAATGATCCTAGTATGGTTGAAATAGACCAGTTAATAGGAAAGGTAACTGAATTCGATACGATATTAGTAGGGACACTATCTGCACGAACATCTGATGGTCAAACCGCTTTGTTACATCAATTAATGAAAACAGGGAAATCTCTCATTGTTCTTGCGATGAGAAATCCTTATGATTTAGCAATCGCACATGATGCACAGGCATTTATTACAACGTATGAGTTTACCGCAAATGCTCTAAACATGGCTGTGAAAGCAATCTATGGAAAAGAAATAGTTAGTGGGACGTTGCCTATTACAATCAGTTAA
- a CDS encoding DUF2639 domain-containing protein — translation MYIIPLQKERGIMMTYTGSKGWFVQQLKAAGVNRHPKGLKKLEVYDTSTLRRLYFNLDK, via the coding sequence ATGTATATAATTCCACTACAGAAAGAAAGGGGAATTATGATGACGTATACAGGTTCAAAGGGGTGGTTTGTGCAACAACTTAAAGCTGCAGGAGTGAATAGACATCCTAAAGGTCTAAAAAAATTAGAGGTATATGATACATCAACCCTAAGGAGACTCTACTTTAACCTAGATAAATAG
- a CDS encoding M48 family metallopeptidase yields the protein MIHKFKNQTLRFEVEYRNRGSIRITMDHYGNIEVHAPKGTSMEKILSFIEGNWELIQQNLNEMKARLSGPQGKTYQPGETFLYLGKTYPIKIDQVETIERDHVEFKEDYLQIKVKQLEDEKIKQALKRFYHQQCKALVEDSIAKHQRHFKTKPKGIRITDSKTTWGTCDSKQLLTFNWKLAMAPQKVIDYVVVHEMCHMVHLNHDRSFWRLVGKLFPDYKEQEKWLASSNWKMTV from the coding sequence ATGATACATAAGTTTAAAAATCAGACGTTGCGATTTGAAGTTGAATATAGAAATAGAGGGTCTATACGGATTACAATGGATCACTACGGAAATATTGAGGTACACGCTCCGAAAGGAACGTCAATGGAGAAAATTTTATCGTTTATAGAAGGAAATTGGGAACTAATTCAACAGAATCTAAACGAAATGAAAGCAAGGTTAAGTGGTCCACAAGGTAAAACCTATCAACCTGGTGAGACATTCCTCTATCTAGGAAAGACCTATCCGATAAAAATTGATCAAGTAGAAACCATTGAACGTGATCATGTAGAGTTCAAAGAAGATTATTTACAAATAAAAGTAAAGCAGTTAGAGGATGAAAAAATTAAACAAGCTTTAAAACGCTTTTACCATCAGCAGTGTAAAGCTCTTGTGGAAGATAGTATCGCAAAACATCAACGACATTTTAAAACAAAACCAAAGGGCATTCGTATTACTGATAGCAAAACAACATGGGGAACATGTGATTCCAAGCAACTGCTAACATTTAATTGGAAACTTGCTATGGCACCGCAGAAGGTAATCGACTACGTGGTTGTCCACGAGATGTGCCATATGGTTCACCTAAATCACGATCGATCCTTCTGGCGACTAGTTGGTAAATTATTTCCAGATTATAAGGAACAGGAAAAATGGTTGGCTTCATCTAATTGGAAAATGACAGTCTAG
- the proB gene encoding glutamate 5-kinase, translating to MGKKRIVVKIGSSSLTNDGGEIDQKKLEDHVSAIATLRNEGHEVLLVSSGAVAAGFRGLGYPTRPTTLKGKQAAAAVGQGLLMRNYYEQLNLFGILPAQVLLTRSDFSNRVRYQNAYSTLVELLDRGILPIINENDTVSVEELTFGDNDMLSALVSGLVHADELIILTDINGIYDCNPRTNPFAKRWDHLDDIKEEILIAAEGSGSKVGTGGMRSKILAAKTALTLGVPSFVGQGIGPLKLSTILAGNGDGTYIVSQQLYSINTKRQWIAFHSEVAGRIFIDPGAEDALLFNGKSLLSAGVYGVEGNFQKGDVVEVFGSGSMLGKGEVSCSSEEIKVSIANRGIDRKKFGEIIHRDKWVKI from the coding sequence ATGGGGAAAAAGCGGATTGTTGTGAAAATAGGAAGTAGTTCCTTAACAAATGATGGTGGAGAAATTGATCAAAAGAAATTAGAAGATCATGTCTCTGCGATTGCTACACTTCGTAATGAAGGTCATGAGGTTTTATTGGTTTCATCCGGAGCCGTCGCTGCTGGGTTTAGAGGATTAGGATACCCAACTAGACCCACTACACTAAAAGGTAAACAAGCAGCAGCCGCAGTGGGGCAAGGACTATTAATGCGCAATTATTACGAGCAGCTTAATTTATTCGGAATACTTCCTGCGCAAGTTCTCTTGACCCGTTCAGACTTTTCTAACCGAGTTCGGTACCAAAATGCCTATTCTACATTAGTTGAACTTTTAGATAGAGGGATTTTACCAATTATAAACGAGAATGACACGGTGTCGGTTGAGGAGCTAACTTTCGGAGACAATGATATGCTTTCAGCACTCGTAAGTGGGCTTGTCCATGCAGATGAGCTTATCATCTTAACAGATATTAATGGAATATATGATTGTAATCCAAGAACCAATCCTTTCGCTAAACGTTGGGATCACCTTGATGACATTAAAGAAGAAATATTGATAGCCGCAGAAGGATCGGGTTCCAAAGTTGGCACTGGTGGAATGAGGTCCAAAATCCTTGCCGCTAAAACAGCTTTAACTTTAGGGGTACCAAGCTTTGTTGGACAGGGAATCGGTCCCTTAAAATTGTCGACCATACTAGCTGGAAATGGTGATGGAACCTATATAGTAAGTCAACAGCTTTATTCAATAAATACTAAGCGTCAGTGGATTGCCTTTCATTCGGAAGTGGCCGGAAGAATTTTTATTGACCCGGGAGCTGAGGATGCACTGTTGTTTAATGGTAAGAGTCTTTTATCTGCAGGTGTGTACGGTGTTGAAGGGAACTTTCAAAAGGGTGATGTGGTAGAGGTATTTGGTTCAGGTTCTATGTTAGGTAAAGGAGAAGTTTCATGTTCTTCTGAGGAAATAAAGGTCTCCATAGCAAACCGTGGAATAGATAGAAAAAAATTTGGAGAAATCATCCACCGAGATAAATGGGTCAAAATCTAA
- a CDS encoding endolytic transglycosylase MltG: MNTNQKSSFAAGLLVATVICGSIYFLEPNQVSSVPTIESPSEAEIKESLTTAGYVILTEQEWEEQLAIVEAAEVEEEDPEVTESSTDTSNTGAEQEAVASLTILNVASGMTSFDVGKVLVTVGITDSAMSFVQEVEKRGVSNRLRPGTYEISSDMTVDQVISIVFK, translated from the coding sequence ATGAACACTAATCAAAAGAGTAGCTTTGCAGCTGGACTTTTAGTTGCCACTGTTATTTGCGGTTCTATTTATTTTCTGGAGCCAAATCAGGTTTCATCCGTTCCAACGATTGAATCGCCTTCAGAGGCAGAGATTAAAGAGTCGTTAACAACAGCGGGTTACGTGATCTTAACTGAGCAAGAGTGGGAAGAACAACTTGCGATTGTAGAGGCTGCTGAGGTAGAGGAAGAAGACCCTGAAGTAACAGAATCATCTACAGATACTTCTAATACAGGTGCTGAACAAGAAGCTGTTGCTTCTCTAACGATCTTGAATGTTGCATCTGGAATGACAAGTTTTGATGTAGGTAAAGTACTTGTTACGGTGGGCATTACCGATAGCGCCATGTCTTTTGTTCAGGAAGTAGAGAAACGAGGAGTTTCTAACAGATTACGTCCAGGTACGTATGAAATTAGTAGTGATATGACTGTAGATCAAGTAATTTCAATTGTATTTAAATAG
- a CDS encoding cell wall hydrolase — MKKIIFALTFLVTLLFAEPALAYTVEKGDTMSEIARKHGLTLIELAKANPQINNLDLIFVGQVIYTDRVHNSQETRMKANNPSTVKVQETNQSTNLSISEEDFDLLARIVRAEAQTEPFEGKVAVASVVLNRVESPLFPDTIREVIYQRGQFQPVSNGQINKPADKESIRAVHAALSDMRHIANGSLFFYNPTIATSRWLDSRETTVIIGQHVFKN, encoded by the coding sequence GTGAAAAAAATAATATTTGCGTTAACATTCTTAGTTACTCTTTTATTTGCAGAACCTGCACTTGCTTATACGGTAGAAAAAGGAGACACCATGTCAGAAATCGCCCGTAAGCATGGCCTAACCTTAATAGAATTAGCGAAGGCTAACCCTCAAATTAATAACCTTGATCTAATTTTTGTTGGACAAGTTATTTATACAGATCGCGTTCATAACTCACAAGAAACTAGAATGAAAGCTAATAACCCTTCTACAGTAAAAGTACAAGAAACCAATCAATCTACTAACCTAAGCATTTCAGAAGAAGATTTTGATTTATTAGCTAGAATTGTACGAGCTGAAGCTCAAACAGAACCTTTTGAAGGTAAAGTAGCTGTTGCCTCTGTTGTCCTGAATAGAGTTGAAAGTCCTCTATTCCCTGACACAATAAGAGAAGTTATTTATCAGCGTGGGCAATTTCAACCCGTGAGCAATGGTCAAATAAATAAACCAGCTGACAAGGAATCCATTAGAGCAGTCCATGCTGCATTATCGGATATGAGACATATAGCGAACGGATCACTTTTCTTTTATAACCCAACCATAGCTACAAGTCGTTGGCTAGACTCAAGAGAAACGACAGTAATTATTGGACAACATGTATTTAAAAACTAG
- a CDS encoding YecA family protein yields MTFLEKIRPHLVSDDILVQETVLHALNEYPNVPEEWTVELLKEALRNKEKQSSILIYIENQVINEEGLLVLLEIISTMDKSSRHIALRLLENIKPQLAFTYKNDLSKYLSEDMFTLYSLLQNGEKDHVLTEYRNTLKLLENENPYKTNLLFNAKMLAEKIVEKEWITETEISSILNRELNEDWVSFEGIFTIYMIGLYKFEAFIPVITKLLSRDEDTLLEYVANALIQFQSDKVIKEVAPYLLDEDTVILASSVAAAIKTDYAVEALRGAYQETEEIASQDLLIEALCHQLSTKALPEISGHMKHEYHSSLVDIEQVVYGFYKIVGEDHPQLDDWKHLALYGEMDDQESEETKLPIKVENKVGRNDPCPCESGKKYKKCCG; encoded by the coding sequence ATGACATTTCTTGAAAAAATAAGACCCCATTTAGTATCAGATGACATATTAGTACAAGAAACAGTACTACATGCTTTAAATGAGTACCCAAACGTACCAGAAGAGTGGACTGTTGAGCTACTGAAGGAAGCACTCCGAAATAAAGAGAAGCAATCTTCTATTTTGATTTATATTGAAAATCAAGTGATTAATGAAGAAGGTTTATTGGTATTATTAGAAATAATTTCAACCATGGACAAGAGCAGTAGACACATAGCACTACGACTCTTAGAAAATATCAAACCACAGCTTGCTTTTACCTATAAAAATGACCTAAGTAAGTACCTGTCTGAAGACATGTTTACTCTATATAGTTTACTGCAAAACGGTGAAAAGGATCATGTATTAACAGAGTATAGAAATACACTGAAGTTGCTAGAAAATGAAAATCCTTATAAAACAAACTTGCTTTTTAATGCTAAGATGCTTGCGGAAAAGATTGTTGAGAAAGAGTGGATTACAGAAACAGAAATTTCGTCTATACTCAATCGTGAGCTTAATGAAGACTGGGTTTCCTTTGAAGGGATTTTTACCATATATATGATTGGGTTGTATAAGTTCGAAGCATTTATCCCTGTCATTACAAAGCTTTTATCACGAGATGAGGATACGTTATTAGAATATGTAGCAAATGCACTCATTCAGTTTCAATCCGATAAGGTTATAAAGGAAGTAGCACCATATCTATTAGATGAAGATACTGTGATTCTTGCTTCATCCGTTGCTGCTGCTATTAAGACAGACTATGCGGTGGAGGCTTTAAGAGGCGCCTATCAAGAGACAGAAGAAATTGCTTCTCAGGATTTGCTGATCGAAGCATTATGTCATCAACTGTCAACTAAAGCACTACCTGAGATTTCTGGACACATGAAACATGAATACCATTCAAGCCTTGTTGATATAGAGCAGGTTGTGTATGGATTCTATAAGATCGTCGGTGAGGACCATCCTCAACTGGATGATTGGAAACACCTAGCACTATATGGCGAGATGGATGATCAAGAGAGCGAAGAGACTAAACTTCCAATAAAAGTGGAAAACAAAGTGGGGCGAAATGACCCGTGTCCTTGTGAAAGTGGAAAGAAATATAAAAAATGCTGTGGGTGA
- a CDS encoding NUDIX domain-containing protein codes for MKWEDSYIGKLRGVAGSQKLIVPSVRAIIENESGKVLFVKRFEKEKWGMPAGSIELGESIYECLCREVKEETGLDVITANVIACYTHPKYGTKNEFNDEYQLFELLFWVNKWEGTVKQNTNETISASFFSKSHLPNGTNEFWTSFHKEVLDDLALYKTNGQLILK; via the coding sequence TTGAAATGGGAAGATTCATACATTGGAAAACTAAGAGGAGTTGCAGGGTCCCAGAAGTTAATTGTTCCTTCCGTTAGGGCTATTATTGAGAATGAAAGCGGAAAGGTCTTGTTCGTTAAACGATTTGAGAAAGAAAAATGGGGTATGCCCGCAGGTTCTATCGAATTAGGAGAATCCATATATGAATGCTTATGTAGAGAAGTGAAAGAGGAAACCGGACTAGATGTTATAACTGCCAATGTAATTGCATGTTATACTCATCCAAAATACGGCACGAAGAATGAATTTAATGATGAGTATCAATTATTTGAACTCCTATTTTGGGTAAACAAATGGGAAGGTACGGTAAAGCAAAATACAAACGAAACAATCTCTGCCAGTTTTTTTAGTAAGTCGCATCTCCCTAATGGAACTAATGAATTTTGGACGTCTTTTCACAAAGAGGTATTAGATGATTTAGCACTCTATAAAACAAATGGTCAATTGATCTTAAAATAA
- a CDS encoding amidohydrolase produces MKTTLHSFIETIEIDLIKKRRELHEYPELGFTEYVTTYKVGSELEKLGFTLSIGKDSLVGHSRLGMPSEAYLKENENRARDMGVPEEWMQKMIGGHTGLVAQLDTGKPGKHIAMRFDIDALPIFEASDQQHFPYKEGFQSKREGVMHSCGHDGHAVIGIGVAMFLDQFKDLLSGRFTLLFQPAEEGGRGAKPMVEKGWLDDVDYFLSGHIGIHSLPVGNIAATTTKFLASTKYNVVYKGKSAHAGLEPNEGRNALLAASSASLHLNGITRHADGATRVNVGKLEAGTGRNIIADYARLEIETRGETTALSDYMREEALRILKTTPILYDVKEEIEIVGFAPSAECNQDWINMIESACSNSERITNVIPVLPLGASEDVTFMLEHVQKMGGLSTYLVFASPLPAGHHHPSFDFDEKVLATAVDALARIILEIANRD; encoded by the coding sequence TTGAAAACAACATTACATTCTTTTATCGAGACAATAGAAATAGATTTAATAAAAAAAAGAAGAGAACTTCATGAATATCCAGAACTAGGGTTCACTGAATATGTCACAACTTATAAGGTTGGAAGTGAATTAGAAAAATTAGGTTTTACACTATCTATTGGCAAGGATTCACTTGTTGGTCATTCGCGATTAGGCATGCCCTCAGAGGCATACCTAAAGGAAAATGAAAATAGAGCTCGTGATATGGGTGTTCCAGAGGAATGGATGCAGAAAATGATAGGCGGTCATACTGGTCTTGTTGCACAACTTGATACTGGTAAACCAGGAAAACATATCGCAATGCGGTTTGACATCGATGCGCTCCCAATTTTTGAAGCTAGTGATCAACAACACTTTCCATACAAAGAAGGTTTTCAGTCAAAAAGAGAGGGAGTCATGCATTCATGTGGTCATGATGGACATGCGGTAATTGGTATTGGTGTCGCTATGTTTCTTGATCAATTTAAGGACTTGTTATCTGGACGTTTTACACTTTTATTTCAGCCAGCTGAAGAGGGTGGAAGAGGTGCAAAGCCGATGGTTGAAAAAGGCTGGTTGGATGATGTCGATTATTTTTTAAGCGGCCATATTGGTATTCATTCTCTGCCGGTAGGAAATATTGCAGCAACAACAACTAAATTCCTTGCTAGTACTAAATATAATGTGGTTTATAAAGGGAAATCTGCACATGCTGGTCTTGAACCAAACGAGGGAAGAAATGCTTTGTTAGCTGCATCTTCGGCTAGTCTTCATTTAAACGGAATAACCCGTCATGCAGATGGTGCAACCCGTGTAAATGTTGGAAAACTTGAAGCTGGGACAGGTCGTAATATTATTGCTGATTATGCGAGACTGGAAATCGAAACTCGTGGAGAGACAACCGCATTAAGTGATTATATGAGGGAAGAAGCCCTACGCATACTGAAAACAACTCCAATTCTTTATGACGTAAAAGAGGAGATCGAAATAGTTGGGTTTGCTCCTAGCGCTGAGTGTAATCAAGATTGGATCAACATGATTGAATCGGCTTGTAGCAATAGTGAACGAATCACAAATGTGATACCAGTTCTACCACTTGGTGCCTCTGAAGATGTCACATTTATGCTTGAGCATGTGCAGAAAATGGGAGGGCTTTCTACGTATCTAGTATTCGCGTCTCCACTTCCAGCAGGTCATCATCATCCAAGCTTTGATTTTGATGAAAAAGTATTAGCAACGGCCGTAGATGCACTAGCAAGAATCATTTTAGAAATAGCAAATAGAGATTGA
- a CDS encoding LLM class flavin-dependent oxidoreductase: MTNIQIPVSALNLAPIRQGQSPAQAIQSMVDLAQAVEEMGYERYWIAEHHNTPTLVSSATSILIKHTLEHTNSIRVGSGGIMLPNHSPLVVAEQFGTMATIYPNRVELGLGRAPGTDMMTASALRRSQKDSVYTFPDDVQSLLTYFGSEEKQGYVKAHPGVGTQVSIYILGSSTDSAYLAASLGLPYAFASHFAPTHMEEAIRIYRRRFQPSQYLDQPYMMVCLNVIAAESDAEAELLSTSMQQFFVNVVRGTQNPLQPPVNHMDELWSPAEKEMSSKMTSVTLKGSKDTIRQQLTRFQNLYNVDEIMAVSYIFDEDQQKRSYKILKEVVNGE, from the coding sequence ATGACAAACATTCAAATACCTGTCTCTGCCTTGAATTTAGCACCTATTAGACAGGGGCAATCCCCTGCCCAAGCCATTCAGTCAATGGTAGATTTGGCACAAGCAGTAGAGGAAATGGGTTATGAGCGATACTGGATTGCAGAGCACCATAATACTCCGACTCTTGTGAGCTCGGCTACATCCATTTTAATCAAACATACGCTAGAACATACGAATTCTATCCGGGTCGGATCTGGGGGCATTATGCTTCCAAACCATTCACCGTTAGTTGTTGCCGAACAATTTGGTACAATGGCTACAATTTATCCCAATAGAGTAGAGCTCGGACTAGGGCGAGCTCCTGGTACTGATATGATGACAGCAAGTGCCCTTAGACGATCACAAAAGGATTCAGTTTATACGTTTCCGGATGATGTTCAGTCTTTGCTAACTTATTTTGGTTCTGAGGAGAAGCAAGGTTATGTAAAAGCACACCCTGGGGTTGGAACTCAAGTATCGATTTATATACTTGGTTCTTCTACTGATTCTGCCTACTTGGCGGCAAGCTTAGGACTTCCTTATGCTTTTGCCTCACACTTTGCACCTACACATATGGAGGAAGCCATTAGAATATATAGACGTAGATTTCAGCCTTCACAATATCTTGATCAACCTTATATGATGGTATGTTTAAACGTGATCGCAGCAGAGAGTGATGCAGAAGCAGAACTATTATCTACTTCTATGCAACAGTTCTTTGTAAATGTTGTCCGTGGTACACAAAATCCCTTACAGCCACCTGTAAATCATATGGATGAGTTGTGGAGTCCAGCAGAAAAAGAAATGTCGTCTAAGATGACAAGTGTGACACTAAAAGGTAGTAAGGATACTATAAGACAGCAGCTTACACGCTTTCAGAACCTATACAACGTAGATGAAATCATGGCTGTTTCTTATATCTTTGATGAAGATCAACAGAAACGCTCCTATAAGATACTTAAAGAAGTGGTTAATGGAGAATAG